In one Brevibacillus choshinensis genomic region, the following are encoded:
- a CDS encoding ABC transporter substrate-binding protein has product MRRLWQPAVAMLLSLSVVISGCSSSGSGVTTKPAESRAEESKGNEKMVRIGVFNAPLSFNPLISSRDLSSAETSTLIFEPLINRIKPLEFLPQLAESFETQDKQTYTIKLNPKAKWTDGTPVTTEDVAFTLQLIANPKVESTLGSSIAFLEGVGPDGRLPEGQTDIQGLKVIDTQTFELRAKSPTDPNMIKEQFGMKFKPLPKHVFKDVKPEDLAKHPFMQKPNVTNGAFTFVKYEKDQYVEFAANKEYYRGAPKLDKIFVKIMPSTNLVAQLQSGEIDMNYGLGIGNLPDQDYDLIRKNESLRTKLEPQIGIQAMMLNTVTINDVRVRQAIAHAVNRQLIVDNLMKGDAEIFDGLYPSLSAYQNKSLSPIAFDPEKAKSLLQEAGWDSNRELDFIVPTGNQIREQSAQIIAENLITVGIKAKITKFDFATVSQKLRKHEFDLALSGLYMNIDPDSSAYYHSEGLSNSSAYSNPKVDELLEQGKAEADEKRRKDIYDQVQAQVQKDLPLLTLYYNPALVAVNKRVLKGEPRLFGTTYDVQEWDVNQ; this is encoded by the coding sequence ATGAGACGATTATGGCAACCTGCGGTGGCGATGCTGCTTTCTTTATCCGTAGTGATCAGTGGCTGCTCTTCTTCTGGTTCGGGGGTAACGACAAAGCCCGCTGAATCAAGGGCAGAAGAAAGCAAAGGGAACGAGAAGATGGTCAGAATCGGTGTGTTTAATGCGCCTCTGTCCTTCAATCCGTTGATCAGCTCAAGGGACTTGTCTTCGGCAGAAACGAGCACGTTGATCTTTGAACCGTTGATCAATCGAATCAAGCCCTTGGAATTTTTACCACAGCTCGCAGAGTCCTTTGAAACGCAGGATAAACAGACGTACACGATCAAGCTGAATCCGAAAGCCAAATGGACAGACGGGACTCCTGTCACGACGGAGGATGTGGCGTTTACCTTGCAGTTGATTGCCAATCCGAAGGTAGAATCTACGTTAGGTTCGTCGATCGCCTTTTTGGAAGGAGTGGGTCCAGATGGCAGGCTTCCCGAAGGACAAACGGATATACAGGGCCTAAAGGTCATCGATACCCAAACCTTTGAGCTCCGAGCGAAGAGCCCGACAGATCCAAACATGATCAAGGAGCAGTTCGGTATGAAATTCAAGCCGTTGCCCAAGCACGTATTCAAAGATGTGAAGCCAGAGGATCTGGCAAAGCATCCTTTCATGCAAAAGCCAAACGTGACGAATGGTGCATTTACCTTTGTGAAATACGAAAAAGACCAGTACGTGGAGTTTGCTGCCAATAAAGAGTACTACCGTGGCGCACCGAAGCTGGATAAAATCTTCGTGAAAATCATGCCGAGTACCAATCTGGTAGCCCAGCTGCAGAGCGGGGAAATCGATATGAACTACGGTCTAGGCATCGGTAATCTCCCCGATCAGGACTACGACTTGATTCGGAAAAACGAGAGCTTGCGGACAAAGTTGGAGCCGCAGATAGGGATTCAAGCGATGATGTTGAATACCGTTACCATAAACGATGTGAGAGTTCGTCAGGCTATCGCACATGCCGTTAATCGTCAGCTAATCGTTGATAACTTAATGAAAGGCGATGCTGAAATTTTTGATGGTCTGTACCCGTCCCTCAGTGCGTATCAAAATAAGAGCCTTTCGCCTATTGCGTTTGATCCTGAAAAAGCAAAGAGCTTGTTGCAAGAGGCAGGGTGGGATAGCAACAGGGAGCTCGATTTCATCGTACCGACGGGAAATCAGATTCGGGAGCAATCCGCACAAATCATCGCAGAAAATTTAATAACCGTCGGCATCAAAGCTAAAATTACCAAATTCGATTTCGCGACGGTCAGCCAAAAGCTACGCAAACATGAGTTCGATCTGGCATTGAGCGGTTTGTACATGAACATTGACCCGGACTCGTCTGCGTACTATCACAGCGAGGGTCTTAGCAATTCATCCGCATACTCCAACCCGAAGGTAGACGAACTGCTTGAACAAGGAAAAGCGGAGGCGGACGAGAAACGCAGAAAAGACATTTATGATCAGGTCCAAGCGCAGGTACAAAAGGATCTGCCATTACTAACACTGTATTACAATCCGGCATTGGTAGCTGTAAACAAGCGCGTCTTGAAAGGAGAACCGCGACTTTTCGGGACCACCTATGATGTACAGGAGTGGGATGTTAACCAATAA
- the mtnA gene encoding S-methyl-5-thioribose-1-phosphate isomerase has product MTTSTQLAPVKWENDALVLLDQTRLPVETVYLTLTTPEEVWGAIRHLQVRGAPAIGMSAAYGLYLGVRNSEVTSYEAFWNELLVKAEYLGTSRPTAVNLFWALDRIKARVQKEGDKAVAELKAAVLDEALAIQKEDAEVCRTIGEHLLTLLHDGMGVLTHCNPGALATAAYGTATAPFYLAKERGWNIKVFADETRPVLQGARLTAFELQQAGIDVTLICDNMAAMVMSQGKVEAVIVGTDRVAANGDVANKIGTYGVAVLAKAHGIPFYVAAPLSSVDLETATGAEIPIEERPAEEITHGLGKQVAPDGIKVYNPAFDVTPAQYITAIVTETGIFKPEEIRNSKQS; this is encoded by the coding sequence ATGACAACTAGTACCCAACTCGCGCCAGTCAAGTGGGAGAATGATGCACTCGTCCTGCTTGATCAGACGCGCTTGCCAGTAGAAACTGTTTATTTGACTCTGACGACTCCAGAAGAAGTATGGGGAGCGATCCGCCATTTGCAAGTACGGGGTGCTCCCGCCATCGGGATGTCCGCGGCATATGGCTTGTACCTCGGGGTTCGTAACAGCGAAGTGACTTCCTATGAGGCGTTTTGGAACGAACTGCTAGTCAAAGCAGAATATTTGGGTACGTCCCGCCCAACGGCAGTAAACCTCTTCTGGGCACTCGATCGGATCAAAGCACGTGTACAAAAAGAAGGAGACAAGGCGGTAGCTGAATTGAAAGCGGCTGTTCTCGACGAAGCGCTGGCAATCCAGAAAGAAGATGCTGAGGTGTGCCGAACGATCGGCGAGCATCTGTTGACTCTGCTGCACGATGGCATGGGTGTACTGACTCACTGCAATCCGGGAGCATTGGCTACAGCAGCTTACGGAACGGCTACAGCTCCATTCTACCTCGCAAAAGAGCGCGGCTGGAACATAAAAGTATTTGCCGACGAAACGCGTCCGGTGCTTCAAGGCGCTCGTCTTACTGCATTCGAGCTGCAACAAGCAGGTATCGACGTCACGCTGATCTGTGACAACATGGCAGCGATGGTGATGTCCCAAGGGAAGGTAGAGGCAGTCATCGTCGGAACCGACCGCGTAGCGGCAAACGGAGACGTGGCCAACAAGATCGGGACCTATGGCGTAGCCGTTTTGGCAAAAGCACACGGCATTCCATTCTACGTAGCAGCTCCGCTCTCTTCGGTGGATTTGGAGACAGCAACCGGTGCGGAAATTCCTATTGAGGAGCGTCCAGCCGAAGAAATCACCCACGGCTTGGGCAAACAAGTAGCGCCAGATGGTATCAAAGTGTACAACCCGGCGTTCGATGTAACACCTGCCCAATACATCACAGCGATTGTGACGGAGACCGGTATTTTCAAACCAGAAGAAATCCGCAACAGCAAACAATCATAA
- the mtnK gene encoding S-methyl-5-thioribose kinase codes for MAYRALSEQEAVEYVKALPGLFTEGATLSSKEIGDGNLNLVFDIREDATGKSVIVKQALPYARVVGESWPLTVDRARIESEALRIQHKYVPDLVPEVYHFDQELALTVMEHVGDHIIMRKGLIEGNRYPLFAKQIGKFLAHTLFYTSDLGANPYDKKALVGTFLNPELCKITEDLVFTDPYENAPTNDFNPLISKEVEAIWNNKPLKLEIAKLKFDFLTRAEALLHGDLHTGSIFITETSMKAIDPEFAYYGPIGFDIGAVIANLLLNYAGQHGLQKDQGDRESYREYLLTTVEDVWNEFVSQFVQLWHKQAKERSAHVEGLWQSYVKRLIQDAAGFAGCKILRRVIGLAGVADLNSIEDVETRADAERLALAIGEALILGRGDVEESTDITDLVRTVTARFYQEATTV; via the coding sequence ATGGCATATCGCGCATTGAGTGAACAGGAGGCAGTAGAGTACGTAAAGGCATTGCCGGGTCTGTTTACCGAGGGAGCAACTCTTAGCAGCAAGGAAATCGGCGACGGTAACCTCAATCTGGTGTTTGACATTCGCGAAGACGCTACAGGCAAAAGCGTTATCGTAAAGCAAGCTTTGCCGTACGCACGGGTGGTAGGGGAATCCTGGCCGCTTACAGTAGATCGCGCTCGCATCGAGAGTGAAGCACTCCGCATTCAGCACAAATACGTACCGGACCTGGTGCCTGAAGTGTACCACTTTGATCAAGAGCTGGCGCTGACGGTGATGGAGCACGTAGGGGATCACATCATCATGCGCAAAGGTTTGATCGAAGGCAACCGCTACCCGTTGTTCGCCAAGCAGATCGGCAAGTTTCTCGCTCATACTCTGTTCTACACATCTGATCTGGGCGCAAATCCGTACGATAAAAAAGCGCTTGTCGGAACATTCTTGAATCCGGAATTGTGCAAAATTACGGAAGATCTGGTGTTTACTGATCCTTATGAAAATGCGCCAACGAATGACTTCAATCCGCTGATCAGCAAAGAAGTAGAAGCGATCTGGAACAACAAGCCGCTCAAGCTGGAAATCGCCAAGCTGAAATTCGATTTCCTCACTCGCGCAGAGGCTTTGTTGCACGGCGACCTACACACCGGCAGTATTTTCATCACAGAGACCAGCATGAAAGCGATCGATCCTGAGTTTGCTTACTATGGTCCGATCGGTTTTGACATCGGAGCGGTCATTGCTAATCTGCTGCTCAACTACGCTGGACAGCACGGTTTGCAAAAAGACCAAGGAGATCGGGAGTCGTACCGCGAATACTTGCTTACGACGGTGGAAGATGTCTGGAATGAGTTCGTCTCCCAGTTTGTCCAGCTCTGGCATAAGCAGGCAAAAGAGCGCAGCGCCCATGTCGAGGGCTTGTGGCAAAGCTATGTGAAGCGCCTGATTCAGGATGCTGCTGGTTTTGCTGGCTGCAAAATCTTGCGTCGTGTCATCGGCTTGGCAGGTGTGGCTGACTTGAACAGCATTGAAGACGTAGAAACGCGTGCAGATGCAGAGCGTCTGGCTCTGGCGATCGGGGAAGCATTGATCCTCGGCCGCGGCGACGTGGAGGAATCTACGGATATTACGGACCTGGTCCGCACCGTGACAGCACGATTTTATCAGGAGGCAACGACCGTATGA
- a CDS encoding anti-sigma factor, which produces MTNNSDDSREQKLLAYLRGELDEREAKKLEDDVADDEEVTGRLERLLLGEGDGESQTQAAQTLSDEKQRAIIRRGKWKMRLTNSVYTFGIFFLVGAVLLVANGWIGSWMHDDLFRVTKDMVNFTQPGVSTGSSGSQVGVVYGQINMELREQVGAEEQNIGFLESTNFLWSVRAEPKWANGIRETKLFFRYPTDEKMTEEETAYLRTPAWNTMNRLPEGTVSQLAVSFDHPLTYDDYQKLIARHIFAHNAETVWFAIDTGVELKDHDQDGGNLLLSAGEVWGYAERNLDYGNAPIQVNGEGDRRTATFLAEMKYLTEHDRLTRDIGRILVSHQDPKVAERYAYLQEKGVRIYGAVLTGPTKELLKLQAEKSIAAAFLGKVEWWNWDRPGASGMQYSW; this is translated from the coding sequence ATGACGAACAATAGCGATGATAGCCGGGAACAAAAGCTGCTGGCTTATTTGAGAGGAGAACTGGACGAGAGGGAAGCGAAGAAGCTCGAAGACGATGTAGCGGATGACGAGGAGGTTACGGGCCGTCTCGAACGGCTTCTTTTGGGGGAAGGAGACGGGGAATCACAGACGCAGGCAGCACAAACGCTCTCGGATGAAAAACAGCGAGCCATCATTCGTCGTGGAAAGTGGAAGATGCGATTGACCAACTCTGTCTATACATTCGGCATTTTCTTTCTGGTAGGGGCTGTCTTATTGGTAGCAAATGGATGGATCGGCTCATGGATGCACGATGATCTGTTCCGGGTCACCAAAGACATGGTCAATTTCACCCAGCCAGGGGTTAGTACGGGTAGCAGTGGCTCACAAGTCGGAGTGGTGTACGGTCAGATCAACATGGAACTGCGGGAGCAAGTAGGTGCCGAGGAACAGAATATCGGTTTTTTGGAGAGCACCAACTTCTTGTGGAGTGTCCGTGCTGAACCGAAATGGGCAAACGGAATCAGGGAGACAAAGCTGTTTTTCCGCTATCCGACTGATGAGAAGATGACGGAGGAAGAAACGGCTTATCTGCGAACACCTGCCTGGAATACGATGAACAGGTTACCGGAAGGAACGGTGAGCCAGCTAGCCGTTTCGTTTGACCATCCGTTGACGTACGACGATTACCAAAAGCTGATTGCCCGGCATATATTCGCACACAATGCAGAGACTGTATGGTTTGCGATCGATACGGGTGTCGAGCTAAAGGATCATGACCAAGATGGAGGCAATCTCTTGCTGTCCGCCGGGGAAGTGTGGGGATACGCTGAGCGCAATCTGGATTATGGCAATGCTCCGATCCAGGTGAATGGGGAAGGGGATCGACGGACGGCAACATTTTTGGCGGAGATGAAGTATCTCACCGAGCATGATCGGTTGACCCGTGACATCGGCCGGATCCTGGTTTCGCATCAGGATCCGAAAGTTGCAGAACGTTACGCGTATTTGCAGGAAAAAGGGGTCCGTATCTACGGTGCTGTCCTCACAGGACCGACCAAGGAATTGCTCAAACTGCAAGCTGAGAAATCGATCGCAGCGGCCTTCCTCGGCAAAGTAGAATGGTGGAATTGGGACCGTCCTGGGGCTTCAGGGATGCAATATAGCTGGTAA
- a CDS encoding sigma-70 family RNA polymerase sigma factor, with amino-acid sequence MYRLHVNDIYRYLFRLTRDARQAEDLTQDTFFRAFSSLDDFRGEKVRPWLFKVAYHAFVDWHRKQVKKPLQFTEQMPERMDTQAIDPAESLVHKEMWESAQLFLERLPVKQKQVILLSAMQFAYAEIAEVLGIDLADVKRSLFRGRQKMRRMWREEVDDEQ; translated from the coding sequence GTGTATCGCCTGCACGTAAACGATATCTACCGCTATCTTTTCCGGCTGACACGGGATGCGCGGCAGGCAGAAGACCTGACGCAGGACACTTTTTTCCGTGCCTTTTCGTCACTGGATGATTTTCGCGGGGAAAAAGTAAGGCCATGGCTTTTCAAGGTGGCGTACCACGCCTTTGTGGATTGGCACCGCAAGCAGGTGAAGAAGCCACTGCAATTCACTGAACAAATGCCGGAACGAATGGATACGCAGGCAATCGACCCTGCAGAGTCACTGGTTCACAAGGAAATGTGGGAATCGGCACAGCTTTTTCTGGAGCGGCTGCCGGTAAAGCAAAAGCAAGTCATTTTGCTGTCGGCCATGCAGTTTGCCTATGCAGAAATTGCCGAGGTGCTCGGGATAGATCTGGCTGATGTAAAGCGCTCGCTGTTTCGTGGGCGGCAAAAGATGCGCAGGATGTGGAGGGAAGAGGTCGATGACGAACAATAG
- a CDS encoding 2,3-diketo-5-methylthiopentyl-1-phosphate enolase has protein sequence MSEHRILVTYLTQAKDLNKKAESIAVGMTVGSWTELPAAKQAELKPYLGEAVSATPLETLENGETRGLITVSYPTRNFTNDIPSLLTGIFGKLSMDGKIKLIDIDFPDSFLGTFPGPKYGIEGLRGRLDAQNRPLLMSIFKSCLGLPFDDLKTQFRAQALGGVDLVKDDEIFFADERAPFLERIKAFKQIAIETEEEIGKPVLYAANLTGPVNELNEKAKRAVEAGADCLLFNVLAFGFDALHRLAADPDVHVPIMAHPALAGAYYPSPDYGIATPLLLGKLMRIAGADLVLFPSPYGNVALDKNEALQLAKNLTAPLDGVRRSFPVPSAGIHPGLVPQLFADFGLDQIVNAGGGIHGHPGGATAGAQAFVAAIQAMTAGKTLQEAATESPELAIALEKWGGGR, from the coding sequence ATGAGTGAGCACCGTATCCTCGTCACCTATTTGACACAAGCCAAAGACTTAAACAAAAAAGCGGAATCTATCGCTGTTGGTATGACTGTCGGTTCCTGGACGGAATTGCCGGCTGCCAAACAAGCGGAATTGAAACCGTATTTGGGCGAAGCCGTCAGTGCTACTCCGCTCGAAACGTTGGAAAACGGGGAAACACGTGGTCTGATCACCGTCAGCTATCCGACCCGCAACTTCACCAACGATATTCCATCACTCTTGACTGGTATTTTTGGCAAGCTCTCCATGGATGGAAAAATCAAGCTGATCGACATCGACTTTCCGGATTCGTTCCTCGGAACGTTCCCTGGACCGAAATATGGCATTGAAGGACTGCGCGGACGCCTCGATGCGCAGAATCGCCCGCTCTTGATGAGTATTTTCAAATCTTGCCTCGGCCTGCCGTTTGATGATTTGAAAACACAATTTCGCGCTCAGGCATTAGGTGGCGTTGACCTGGTCAAAGATGACGAAATTTTCTTTGCGGATGAACGCGCTCCCTTCCTGGAACGAATCAAGGCGTTCAAACAGATCGCAATTGAGACCGAAGAAGAGATCGGCAAGCCTGTCCTCTATGCGGCCAACTTGACTGGTCCTGTGAACGAATTAAACGAAAAAGCTAAACGCGCTGTTGAAGCTGGTGCCGATTGCCTTTTGTTCAATGTACTGGCGTTTGGCTTTGATGCCCTGCACCGTCTGGCTGCTGATCCAGATGTACACGTTCCGATTATGGCTCACCCAGCTCTGGCTGGTGCCTACTATCCTTCGCCTGATTACGGAATTGCCACTCCGCTGTTGCTCGGTAAATTGATGCGGATCGCAGGTGCAGACCTCGTCTTGTTCCCATCTCCGTACGGAAACGTAGCGTTGGACAAAAACGAAGCGCTTCAACTGGCTAAAAACCTGACAGCACCTCTGGATGGTGTTCGTCGCTCCTTCCCGGTCCCTTCCGCAGGTATTCATCCAGGTCTCGTGCCACAGCTGTTTGCTGACTTTGGACTGGATCAAATCGTCAATGCAGGAGGCGGCATCCACGGTCATCCGGGAGGTGCTACTGCAGGTGCTCAGGCTTTTGTCGCCGCGATTCAAGCGATGACAGCAGGCAAAACCTTGCAAGAGGCTGCTACTGAATCACCTGAGCTCGCGATCGCGCTCGAGAAGTGGGGTGGCGGACGATGA
- a CDS encoding 2-hydroxy-3-keto-5-methylthiopentenyl-1-phosphate phosphatase, whose amino-acid sequence MSKKLVLFCDFDGTITEKDNIVAIVRKFAPPEWEALTEQILSQKMSVQEGVGKLFQLLPSSLRDEIVHYIVNEATIRPGFADFVRFCREEGVEWLVTSGGIDFFVEPILSPFDLKDVPIYCNGSDFSSEKIMITWPHSCDDHCTNGCGMCKTTIIRRYDSAEYFRVVIGDSITDLAGAKIADYVIARSFLAQKAEELQLPHRTFATFHDVIAILQDLKQQQEVG is encoded by the coding sequence ATGAGCAAGAAGCTCGTGCTATTCTGCGATTTTGACGGAACCATTACGGAGAAAGACAATATCGTGGCGATTGTCCGCAAGTTCGCCCCACCTGAGTGGGAAGCGTTGACCGAACAGATCCTTTCGCAAAAAATGAGCGTGCAGGAAGGGGTAGGCAAGTTGTTCCAGCTCCTCCCCTCCTCCTTGCGCGATGAGATCGTCCACTACATTGTGAATGAAGCGACGATTCGCCCGGGCTTTGCCGATTTCGTCCGCTTTTGCCGAGAGGAAGGCGTTGAATGGCTGGTCACGAGCGGAGGCATCGACTTTTTCGTGGAACCGATCCTCTCTCCATTCGATCTGAAGGACGTCCCTATCTATTGCAACGGCAGTGATTTTTCAAGCGAAAAGATCATGATCACCTGGCCTCACTCCTGCGACGATCACTGCACCAATGGATGTGGAATGTGCAAAACGACCATCATTCGTCGTTACGATTCGGCTGAGTACTTCCGCGTCGTCATCGGCGATTCGATTACCGATCTGGCAGGGGCAAAAATCGCTGACTACGTCATTGCCCGTTCGTTTCTCGCGCAAAAGGCAGAGGAGCTGCAGTTGCCGCACCGAACCTTTGCTACATTCCATGATGTGATCGCCATTTTACAAGATTTAAAACAACAACAGGAGGTCGGCTGA
- a CDS encoding methylthioribulose 1-phosphate dehydratase, with product MSATFEQRLDAFRRLDDAKLTFARRDWFPGTSGNLSIKIESEPLQFAVTASGKDKTKLSPEDYLVVDRNSRPVDSTSLKPSAETLIHAVVYKKFPQAGACFHVHTVWNNLISELYFGQRAFSIQGQELIKGLGIWEENARITVPIVENFADIPTLAAAIEKVLTPEVPGVLIRNHGIYAWGGNDFEAKRHLEAFEFLFEYHARLLQLRQAVVSTTTTN from the coding sequence ATGAGTGCCACATTTGAACAACGTCTGGACGCGTTTCGCCGTCTGGATGATGCCAAACTGACTTTTGCCCGACGGGACTGGTTCCCCGGCACCAGCGGCAACCTTTCGATTAAAATAGAAAGTGAACCGTTGCAATTTGCGGTGACCGCTAGCGGCAAGGACAAAACCAAGCTTTCCCCGGAAGATTATCTGGTAGTGGACAGAAACTCCCGCCCGGTGGATTCGACTTCACTCAAACCTTCCGCCGAAACACTGATCCACGCCGTGGTATATAAAAAATTTCCACAGGCTGGTGCTTGCTTCCACGTCCATACGGTGTGGAACAATCTCATCTCGGAGCTGTACTTTGGCCAGCGCGCCTTCTCTATCCAGGGACAGGAGCTGATCAAAGGTCTCGGCATCTGGGAAGAAAACGCGCGGATCACGGTTCCGATTGTTGAGAACTTTGCCGATATTCCGACCTTGGCTGCTGCCATCGAGAAAGTGCTCACTCCGGAAGTTCCCGGCGTGCTGATCCGCAACCACGGCATTTACGCGTGGGGTGGAAACGACTTCGAGGCAAAGCGTCACCTCGAAGCATTTGAATTCCTGTTTGAGTACCACGCCCGCTTGCTGCAGCTGCGTCAAGCAGTCGTGTCCACTACAACCACAAATTAA
- a CDS encoding 1,2-dihydroxy-3-keto-5-methylthiopentene dioxygenase — MAQIRFHDNNERISSAEEVISFLDTQEIIYEKWGVDRLDPKHRDNYSPTDEEKQEILDTFKPQIDAISERRGYLTADIIVLSDKTPNLDELLVKFKGEHHHTDDECRFCVDGHGIFAIKGNDGRYFDVELEPGDLISVPPNFRHYFTLMDDRKIKAIRLFVTPAGWEAIY, encoded by the coding sequence ATGGCACAAATTCGTTTTCACGACAACAATGAGCGCATCAGTTCTGCAGAGGAAGTCATTTCTTTCTTGGATACGCAAGAGATCATTTATGAAAAATGGGGAGTAGATCGTCTCGATCCAAAGCACCGCGACAACTACAGCCCTACTGACGAAGAGAAGCAAGAAATTCTGGATACGTTCAAGCCCCAAATCGATGCGATCAGTGAACGTCGTGGCTATTTGACTGCTGACATCATCGTCCTGTCCGACAAAACACCAAATCTGGATGAGCTCCTCGTCAAATTTAAAGGCGAGCATCATCACACCGATGACGAGTGCCGCTTCTGCGTAGACGGCCACGGCATCTTCGCGATCAAAGGCAACGACGGCCGCTACTTTGACGTCGAGCTGGAGCCAGGCGACCTGATCTCCGTACCGCCGAACTTCCGCCATTACTTCACGCTGATGGATGATCGCAAAATCAAGGCAATCCGCCTGTTCGTTACTCCTGCAGGCTGGGAAGCGATCTACTAA